One stretch of Bordetella avium DNA includes these proteins:
- a CDS encoding SDR family oxidoreductase: protein MQSILTPGSRVALVTGAGTGIGRAVALEFLAQGYKVVLAGRRREPLEQTRISAGADGARALVVPADVTQEAQVRALFDEAQREYGRLDVLFNNAGRGAPAVPIEDLPVEVWRSVVDTNLTGMFLCAQAAIRLMKAQSPRGGRIINNGSISSHTPRPNSIAYTATKHAVTGLTKSISLDCRAYDIACGQIDIGNAATDMTERMAQGVLQADGSTRAEPRMDVAHVAQAVAAMAQLPLDTNVQFMTIMATTMPFVGRG from the coding sequence ATGCAGTCAATCCTCACGCCCGGGTCGCGGGTAGCGCTGGTGACCGGCGCGGGTACTGGCATTGGCCGGGCAGTTGCGCTGGAGTTTCTGGCGCAGGGCTATAAGGTGGTGCTGGCCGGGCGGCGCCGTGAGCCCTTGGAGCAGACGCGTATTTCGGCGGGCGCAGATGGCGCGCGTGCGCTGGTGGTGCCTGCCGACGTCACGCAGGAAGCCCAAGTGCGTGCCTTGTTCGACGAGGCGCAACGAGAGTACGGCCGCTTGGATGTGCTCTTTAACAATGCCGGACGCGGTGCGCCAGCGGTCCCGATTGAAGACCTGCCGGTGGAAGTCTGGCGTTCGGTGGTGGACACCAATCTCACCGGCATGTTTTTGTGCGCGCAAGCCGCGATCCGCCTGATGAAGGCGCAAAGCCCGCGAGGAGGGCGCATCATTAATAATGGTTCGATCTCGTCTCATACCCCGCGCCCGAACTCGATCGCGTATACCGCGACCAAGCATGCGGTAACCGGCTTGACTAAGTCGATTTCGCTCGATTGCCGTGCCTATGACATCGCCTGCGGGCAAATCGATATCGGCAATGCGGCGACCGATATGACCGAGCGCATGGCGCAGGGGGTGTTGCAGGCCGATGGCAGCACGCGCGCAGAACCGCGTATGGATGTGGCGCATGTAGCGCAGGCGGTGGCCGCCATGGCGCAATTGCCTTTGGACACCAATGTGCAGTTCATGAC